From the Ascaphus truei isolate aAscTru1 chromosome 15, aAscTru1.hap1, whole genome shotgun sequence genome, one window contains:
- the LOC142466583 gene encoding uncharacterized protein LOC142466583, whose amino-acid sequence MDDCDTASHSELGGNCRNATKPGRKLRNSARTSSTGTKSYVTDSAGTTHVNHQVEHKGAKYIKTISKGSQTALRMHQNLEVPEFRCKAAEENVEEKPIYKAHDRSHMQEKPFACVVCDKKFTQRSNLVAHLRVHTGLKPYVCTECGKSFSTSSNAVTHQRVHTGERPYSCIDCGKSFSISSNLVTHQRVHTGERPYVCTECGKSFTHRSNLVIHQRAHSGEKPYGCLECGKSFTHSSHLVAHQKTHSHEWLHSSTEEEEKA is encoded by the coding sequence ATGGACGACTGCGATACTGCTTCCCACAGTGAGCTGGGAGGGAACTGCAGGAACGCGACTAAACCAGGGAGGAAACTGAGAAACTCGGCAAGAACCTCGTCCACTGGGACCAAATCATATGTAACAGACAGTGCCGGCACCACCCATGTCAATCATCAAGTAGAGCACAAGGGGgcaaaatacattaaaacaatcAGCAAAGGTAGCCAAACGGCATTAAGGATGCACCAGAACCTAGAGGTACCAGAGTTTAGGTGCAAGGCAGCTGAGGAAAACGTAGAAGAAAAACCCATTTATAAAGCTCATGACAGATCCCACATGCAAGAAAAGCCGTTCGCGTGTGTTGTGTGCGACAAAAAGTTTACGCAGAGATCTAATCTTGTCGCGCACCTTCGAGTCCATACGGGGTTAAAACCATACGTGTGCACAGAATGTGGTAAGAGCTTTAGCACCAGCTCCAATGCGGTGACACATCAGAGAGTCCACACCGGAGAGAGGCCATATAGTTGTATAGACTGTGGGAAGAGTTTCAGCATCAGCTCGAATCTTGTGACGCACCAGCGAGTTCACACGGGAGAGAGACCCTACGTCTGCACGGAATGCGGCAAAAGCTTCACGCACCGCTCCAACCTGGTCATACACCAGCGAGCGCACTCCGGGGAGAAGCCGTACGGCTGCCTCGAATGCGGCAAAAGCTTTACTCACAGCTCGCACCTTGTCGCACACCAAAAAACCCACTCGCACGAGTGGCTCCATTCCTcaacggaggaggaggagaaggctTAG